In the Ipomoea triloba cultivar NCNSP0323 chromosome 6, ASM357664v1 genome, one interval contains:
- the LOC116022227 gene encoding uncharacterized protein LOC116022227 — MRTLRIQFHLKHPNFKSPSSNHAFLIQTKPKSHLKHPSNEEPSFSAIQNVTDLPSVKKTRLLQTTFKKTHLQITPKSQKLSRNGVSLSETGSNDEKNSRILILGAVSIGLVMFLMGVGDEKALALGPEGPLMEEFWDNMRRYAIYALTVSTGVLYTVFQPIYELLKNPISAILVLTIIGGSIFIVSQVLSAMVGVSDFSYEYSY, encoded by the coding sequence ATGAGAACTTTGAGGATTCAATTCCATTTAAAACACCCAAATTTCAAGTCCCCCTCTTCAAATCATGCATTTCTCATCCAAACCAAACCCAAATCGCACCTAAAACACCCAAGCAATGAGGAGCCTTCCTTTTCTGCAATCCAAAATGTCACCGATTTGCCCAGTGTCAAGAAGACTCGACTTCTTCAAACCACATTCAAGAAAACCCATCTTCAAATCACCCCCAAATCCCAGAAACTTTCAAGAAATGGGGTTTCTTTATCTGAAACAGGGTCAAATGATGAGAAGAATTCAAGAATTTTGATATTGGGAGCTGTGTCAATAGGACTTGTGATGTTTCTTATGGGTGTTGGGGATGAAAAGGCACTTGCTTTAGGTCCTGAAGGTCCATTAATggaggagttttgggacaataTGAGAAGATATGCAATTTATGCACTGACAGTGAGCACAGGTGTTCTCTACACTGTTTTCCAGCCAATATATGAGCTGTTGAAGAACCCCATTTCTGCTATTCTCGTACTCACTATCATTGGAGGCAGCATTTTCATTGTTTCTCAGGTCCTTTCTGCCATGGTTGGTGTCTCCGACTTCTCCTATGAGTATAGCTACTAG